TATGGTTTCCCCCTTAGCTGGAAAGCTTTCACTTTACCAAGCTTAGTATCTTCATCCTGGGCTAGACTCTTTTCATTTGACCTAGATCTGGTTGAGCTGGTCTAGAAGCGTTCTGTCACAGAACTTGTTATCTGAACTTGACATAGATCCTTTTTCACTAAAACAAAGTGAAGTATTTGCACCTGATCTAGAACCTTCCAGAAATCAAAACATCTGAAACTAATGCAGAACCTTTTCTTGAGACCTTGAACCTTTTCACCTGACCAGAACTTCTATCTAATCTGAAACCTTTAACCTCAGGTAGaactttttcacatgactgaaAGCCCATCATCTGAAATCTGGATTATAACCTTTCACATGAGCAAGACCCTTCCATGTTAATGTTCGAACCTTAAATTGGATGTAGAACCGTTTCACTTGCAATAAAACAGCTTCACATGACCTGGAACCTTCCAACTGAGCTAGAATCACCCCCCCACTTGATTTAGAAATGACCTTTAACATTTACAAGGCGAGAATCTGCAGATACCCTGATCAAGAGCAGCTGGTTGTTACAGAAACATGTGAACAGATGATATCTCAATAAATGACTctactctcctcctcctctttcttcagtTATTggtagaggaggagaacagatCACCAGGATCCAGTTGGAGTCCGGCTGCAAGATCCAGATCGCTGCCGGTGAGTCTGTCTGTTGACCTCCTCTTGACTTAACATCTCCATGTTGTACTGTGTTATTGCTGCTAAAGTGACCGTCCAAAGGTTTTTATTATGTCTTAGCAAAGTGTTGTGAAGAATAAAACccaaatcagatcagtatttgcTGAGACCTCCCTTTACCTTTAGACctgctccagttctcctcagtacacctgctCACAGTTTCTCAGGTGCAGGTCATGTGGGTTGTTCCACCATCTTGGACAAGTTTCcacagtgtcttctgtctcttcatgtaatcccagactgactccatgatgtgGGAAATCAGGACTCTGTCTCTAAAGATAGTTCGTAATGTCTCTGGTTTGTTTGGGCTTCTGCCAAATGAATCTGGGACCGATCAGCCGCCTCCTGATCGGACTGATGTTGAGAAGAATCAGACTTGAAGTGTCTAAAACTTTTGCTCagtactgttttgttttgtaaaatgagAGTTGTTGGACTGCCCAGCCTTCCTTAGAGATCTTTGCATAGCAGGTTCAAGTAAGTTCTTGTTCTAGAGCTGAACAGCTTTTCCTTGTTAAAGATGTTGACGTACTGTCGACCTCCCTGTGTAACTTACATtctgtatgtatctgtgttCAGACAGTGGAGGTCTGATGGAGCGGCCGTGTTCTCTGACCGGGACTCCAGAGAGCATTGAGTGAGTTTCCAAacctccaccttcacctcctCAGGTCACATCACCTCTTCACCTCTACCTGTTGCTAAActcctccatgtttgtgttttcacaggcAGGCGAAGAGGCTGCTGGTCCAGATCGTGGACCGCTGTAGAAACGGTCCCGGTTTCCATGGCGACGGGGAGGGCGGAGCCTCGGTGCAGGAGATGCTGATCCCAGCGAGTAAGGTGGGGCTGGTGATTGGCCGAGGAGGAGACACcatcaaacagctgcaggtaGATTGTCTGACAGATGCAGGGACGATACACCTGCTGAGGTATCGATGAGTCTCtctgatgttgtgtttgtgtgtcaggagCGAGCAGgagtgaagatgatgatgatccAGGATGGTCCGATGCCGACAGGAGCCGACAAACCTCTGCGTATCTCTGGAGACCCATACAAAGTTCAGGTACTCACATTTTACTCTCCCTGACAGAATATGTTCCCCAGCTCCTAGACCTTTACCTAATTTATCCTGAGCTAGAATCTTTTCACTTGACCTGAAACCTGCTGAGCTGGTGTAGAACTGTCCTGTCCCTAGAATTTAACCTGAAGACTTCATCCTCCTTAATCTGACATAGAACGTAGACTTAACATTGATCCTTTAACTTTAGCTAGAACCTTTTTCACCTAAATCAAAAGCATTTGAACTATAGAACCCTccacaaattacattttaatcttACAAACGAAGAACCTCCCATCTGAGCCTTTTAACATAACTGAGAACCTCGAACCTTCTCACCAAACTCTTTGTCACCCGACCAAAAACCTGTAAAACCTTCCACCTAACATTGTATGTCAAGTGGACAGCGTGATTCAGGgcaaaattgaattgaattgaattgaattctgAAGGTCTGGTGGTGTTTACAGAGACAGAAGTTTAagacaacacatacacactctttgAATGATTGTGGAATAGTTCTCAGTGATTATCCAACAGTCCTCATGTTTACACCCATCCCTGACATGACTCTGGTCCGTCTCCTCCTTCAGGCAGCGAGGGAGTTGGTGTTGGAGGTGATCCGAGAGAAGGACGGAGATTTCAGGTCGGGACGCAATGACTTCAGCGCCCGACTAGGAGGAACCAGCCTGGACGTacgacacgcacacacacaagcatgagCACATTGTTAGCATGTGCTAGCAGTTAGCTTGTATGAGTCTGCGGTAAATCAACATTAAAAggtgcttttctttgtctccagGTTCCAGTTCCCAGGTTTGCTGTCGGTATTGTGATCGGCAGAAATGGAGAAATGATTAAGAAGATTCAGAACGATGCAGGGGTCCGAATCCAGTTTAAAGCAGGTCTGTATAATCCAGATTATAACTAAAATAATCTGTTTACACTAATAAAATCTGGTTTAAACTTCTTTTACCACCTTTAGTATAATCCAGATTAAAGTAGGTCTCTTTACCCTCCAGATTTTGACATCAGTAGGATCTAGTTTAAAACCAGTGTGGTTACACCTGTATAATCCAGATTAGAAGTGGTCTGTTGATTGTACTATAATCTAATCAAAGTGAATCTATTTACTTCAGTGTAATCCAGTTTAAATCAggtctgtaaacacacagaaccCAGTTTAAGACCGCTATGATCCAGATTACAGGGTGTtgaccctctgacctctgtgtctgtctctctccagatgATGGCATCAGTCCGGAGcgtgttgccatggtgatgggACAGCCAGACCGCTGTCAGCACGCTGTCCATCTCATCAATGAGCTGATCCAGACcgcacaggtaacacacacacacacacacacagatcaggtGTGTGTAGTTTTGACTAAACGTTCAGTATAAactcttttttctgtttgtgtaggAGCGTGACGGCTTCGGCTCAGCCCTGCGGAGTGGGAGGGTCAGAGGTCGCGGTGACTGGACTATGGGCTCCCCCGGTCCTCTACAGGAAGTGACCTACACCATCCCTGCTGACAAGTGTGGCCTGGTCATCGGCAAAGGTACGCACAGATAATAAAACTGAAGCAGCCGCTGAAGGTGTTCGCTCACTGTGGAACgtgttactgctgctgtgacagaTT
This region of Lates calcarifer isolate ASB-BC8 unplaced genomic scaffold, TLL_Latcal_v3 scaffold_20_43, whole genome shotgun sequence genomic DNA includes:
- the LOC108894880 gene encoding far upstream element-binding protein 3 isoform X5 — its product is MMAELVQGQASMNQPGLKPDGLADVLQRARQMVGKMGGETMSHLNSSSGNVEPSLYYPGQKRPGEDGVGNQLAAMGHQSRVITEDYKVPDRMVGFIIGRGGEQITRIQLESGCKIQIAADSGGLMERPCSLTGTPESIEQAKRLLVQIVDRCRNGPGFHGDGEGGASVQEMLIPASKVGLVIGRGGDTIKQLQERAGVKMMMIQDGPMPTGADKPLRISGDPYKVQAARELVLEVIREKDGDFRSGRNDFSARLGGTSLDVPVPRFAVGIVIGRNGEMIKKIQNDAGVRIQFKADDGISPERVAMVMGQPDRCQHAVHLINELIQTAQERDGFGSALRSGRVRGRGDWTMGSPGPLQEVTYTIPADKCGLVIGKGGETIKSINQQSGAHVELQRNPPPSTDPNTRVFTIRGTAQQMELARQLIDDKIGGSGIMSNGGFGFSPFTQGPATHQNCGSGQTFLTGVWGNTYQTSWQNPGQQDPGQQNQPQSLMTDYSKAWEDYYKKQSQSSQQSSVPDYTAALAEYYRQQPYLWNPAQIQDH